Part of the Pseudoliparis swirei isolate HS2019 ecotype Mariana Trench chromosome 3, NWPU_hadal_v1, whole genome shotgun sequence genome, gagttttcatggaaaacacaaaattgtctgggcgaccccaaacttttgaacggtagtgtatacacggTGCTGCTGTCAGGGGGGGATGTGAGTCACGGAGAGAGCGGGTTCCTTCGTAGTGTGTGTctcaggggtcacatggggacgtTTAGACACACACTTAACAGTCAGGGAAAAGATAGAAGGGGGTGTGGCTAGAGGAACGAGGGAATGTGGGTGCATGCGACACAAAAACAGAGAGCGCTTCTTACGTAAAACCCAACCATGTCTTCGGGCTGCTGTGCAGAATTGAACCCGGAAACAGGAGAACAGATGAAGTTTGAAGGACGTgtattagtatgtgtgtgtttttgtgtttgtttgtgttaccTGGTATCGTAGGTGTCAGAGTTACGGTCAAACTTGTAGGTGGGTTTAAAGTTCAAATCCCCTTCGTCAAATTCCTGCAGGAAagcttccttcttcttcatcatggtGAGCTGCAGAAACGTCAATTAGTGAGTgtgtgatattgtgtgtgtgtgatattgtgtgtgtgtgtgtgtgcttatatcACCTGGTCTTTGTTCCACAGCAAATGAAGACGCCCACCGTTGATGGATGACCGCAGGAAGTGCAGGCCGTGGTCTGCAATACGGAAGTTCAGGTCTCCGAACCAGAACACCACCCTGTgcgagagggatggagagattaCACGACAAGTATTTCAAGAGTGTGTGATGGTCAGTGTTTCGAGTGCCTCGGCGATGCTGCACTGACTTGTGGTCCCGGACGTGTGGGGTGTCAGCGATGTCGAAGTCTTGCGTCTCCAGGATGTGCTCAATCTCATCAACGCGCTGCAGAGCGTAGTTCACGTGAGCCGCGAGGTGGCAGTTGAGAAAACACACCATGTGGCCGTAGAAAGAAAACCGGACGGACACTCCTCCTTTATTACCCTGCCACGGATAAACAGAGGGGAGGCGGTTATAGCATGTGAATATAAAGTGGATTTCCAAAGTCTAaacttcatttatatttttattttgttggaataattatacattttattggagtattttcaaattaaaaaaaatatatactgtagtTTCAGCCgtattctgtttttattttgttagaaTAATGATGCAGTAAAATATGGATAAATTGTATGgcagtattttaaaaaagagtaaAATATTCTGTAGTTTCAGCCagattcagtttttattttgttggaaTAATGATGTAGTAAAATATGGATAATGTTTTTGTCAGTATTAACAAAAAAGAGTAAAATATACTGTAGTTTAAGCCgtattcagtttttattttgttggaaTAATGATGTTGTAAAATATGGATAAATTTTTTGGCAGtattaacaaaaaaaagtaaaataagttCGGTAGTTTAAGCCATATTCAGTTTTTAGTTTGTTGGAATAATGATGTCGTAAAATATGGATAATTTTTTTGGCAGtattaacaaaaaaaagtaaaataagttCGGTAGTTTCAGCCATATTCAGTTTTTAGTTTGTTGGAATAATGATGTAGTAAAATATGGATACATTTTTTGGCAGTATTAACAAAAAAGAGTAAAATATACTGTAGTTTAAGCTgtattcagtttttattttgttggaaTAATGATGCAGTAAAATATGGATAAATTTGTTGGCAGtattaacaaaaaaaagtaaaataagttGTGTACCGTAGTTTCAGACATATTCAGTTTTTCCAACGTGTCTTGAAAGTGTTCGCCCCGCCGCACCAGCTCTACGTTTGTCTTTGTTGGTGATTTCATTCAGTCAAAGCTGTTGCACATCCCACTAAACAAACACAATAGGTCTTACATAATGTGTTTAAACTCTGCAGCATCTCATGCCGAGGGGATTCCTGTGTGCAGAGTTTAACAGTGTTCGCTCCGGGGATCAAACCAGCTTGCATTGCGATAACCTACCCAGTAACCGAAGAAGCCGGTGCGAGTGTAGGTGGTCTGGATGTCTCTGATGAAGGGGAGATGACATTGTTTGGcaaaaaacagcagcagcaaaccCTGCATCCTCATCGATGTGACCTAGACAGCGAGGGAGATACATTTCATTCAtccttttatatttagtttcttAACTTCCTTTTGCTTGAAAAAAATCTCTCCTATCATATGATTCTTTTTACTCAGGATATTAAGGGGAACACTATTTTGCATTAGAGATACAATCAGAGAATATTTGAGGATTTCTTTTTGGAGATTTTTTAGCATCATATCCCCAcggttatatattatatattagatatGAGACAAACCttcaaaacactttatttttcacaCAAGCTTAATGGATCTAAATATGTAACTTCAGTGTCAGTCCACACTTCGATGATTCTTTTTCCGAGTAATATTATCAAGGAACACTATTTTGCATTATAGATACAATCAGAGagtatttgaggattttcttttAGCATCATAGCCCAAAGGTGATATATTAGATATGAGACAACCCGTAGTCTTCAAAAGACTATTTTTCACACAAGCTTAAAAGCTCTAAATATGTAACTCAGGCCACACTTtaaatgtttcccttttttctctcacCTTGACGAAGCCTCTGGGTCCCAGCGTGTCCATGAAGACGTGGCTCCAGGCGTCCTCCACCAACAGGTCCGAGATGAACCTCACGGGGCTGGCGTTCACGTCCTGCAGGCTGAGCCAACGCAGAAccaatgaaaacacacaaaaacactcacATGTTGtgatcttttccttcttttctagATGACAAGCAATGATGAGAAAACTTTTTATCCTTCGGTCCAATTCCTGGCAGACGTTTTAAGTCTACGGTTGTCGTATTGTTGTTTCTCACCCGATCACATAGAGGTCTGTGGGGGGCTGGACATCCAGCTGCAGCAACGAGGTGACGTCTTCAGGGGGCTCCGCCGTGGCCACGTTCCAGGTCACTATGAGCAGCCTGTCGGTGTTTCATTACGAGAACATTTGACCAAAATGGATGGAAAAAATTGAAAATATTGACAAATCGGTTGCATTCCTACATTTGCCTTGTTGTAAATACATAAGTCTCAAAGTTATTGTCTTCAGCTATTGGTGGTCTGCAAATGATAAACCTggaaaacaaactatttaaatccTAGCCAATAAattctagtttattttttaCCTTAACTCTATAACACACTCTACAATACGCAGTTAGTTCGAGGCCACATCTACTTTTTTCGACATCCACATTTTCTTTAATCTTCTAATAGGAGCTTGCGTGTGAGCGCGTCGACCTGAATGCGTCTGTGGGAACGAAGCGGCCGCAGAGATGAAGCGCTTCGTCCAGAGTGCGGGACACTTCTTCGCTGGCTTCGTCGTCGGATCTCATGTCCTCTATGCAGGTCAGCAGCCGGGTCAGGCgctggcggaggaccacctTGGACCTCGAGCCCTGAGACAGCGAACTGCTCATGCTGTCGGAGCGCATGCGTGGACTATCCGTAAAGGGGTCCATCTTTATATCCTGGCGTCCGCTTTAATATCTGTttgtccttaaccctcctgttacctttagggtcaatttgatcccattcaatgtttaatgtcggtgttctttggggtcaatttgaccccaggctgtttttcactgtgtcaaacatataagaaatatcaacttttttatatatttaaagggctatttaggtagtcaacaaacaaacataaagtacctcacacttaaacttg contains:
- the inpp5kb gene encoding inositol polyphosphate 5-phosphatase K isoform X5 gives rise to the protein MLTSGVDLRNTSASLRIGHLSGEEMSTGRCQRGGRDKCRLLIVTWNVATAEPPEDVTSLLQLDVQPPTDLYVIGLQDVNASPVRFISDLLVEDAWSHVFMDTLGPRGFVKVTSMRMQGLLLLFFAKQCHLPFIRDIQTTYTRTGFFGYWGNKGGVSVRFSFYGHMVCFLNCHLAAHVNYALQRVDEIEHILETQDFDIADTPHVRDHKVVFWFGDLNFRIADHGLHFLRSSINGGRLHLLWNKDQLTMMKKKEAFLQEFDEGDLNFKPTYKFDRNSDTYDTSSPKTWLGFTGKKRKPAWTDRILWRIKPKTPPSEDDDEKASASPDGGLDEYPLLVSQDKYTSDMSYGVSDHKPVIAAFSLEVRKCFDTPLVHVSPLGAWSADQDALLNYTVQEDFMSSTWDWIGLYKVGFKNAFDYETFVWVREEELPEINEVIQLPVDKDEIPLLGGLYVLIYYSTNMQSIIGLSENFQILESKRAVMEGLVPEKINGLNK
- the inpp5kb gene encoding inositol polyphosphate 5-phosphatase K isoform X2 — protein: MDPFTDSPRMRSDSMSSSLSQGSRSKVVLRQRLTRLLTCIEDMRSDDEASEEVSRTLDEALHLCGRFVPTDAFRLLIVTWNVATAEPPEDVTSLLQLDVQPPTDLYVIGLQDVNASPVRFISDLLVEDAWSHVFMDTLGPRGFVKVTSMRMQGLLLLFFAKQCHLPFIRDIQTTYTRTGFFGYWGNKGGVSVRFSFYGHMVCFLNCHLAAHVNYALQRVDEIEHILETQDFDIADTPHVRDHKVVFWFGDLNFRIADHGLHFLRSSINGGRLHLLWNKDQLTMMKKKEAFLQEFDEGDLNFKPTYKFDRNSDTYDTSPKTWLGFTGKKRKPAWTDRILWRIKPKTPPSEDDDEKASASPDGGLDEYPLLVSQDKYTSDMSYGVSDHKPVIAAFSLEVRKCFDTPLVHVSPLGAWSADQDALLNYTVQEDFMSSTWDWIGLYKVGFKNAFDYETFVWVREEELPEINEVIQLPVDKDEIPLLGGLYVLIYYSTNMQSIIGLSENFQILESKRAVMEGLVPEKINGLNK
- the inpp5kb gene encoding inositol polyphosphate 5-phosphatase K isoform X4 is translated as MSTGRCQRGGRDKCRLLIVTWNVATAEPPEDVTSLLQLDVQPPTDLYVIGLQDVNASPVRFISDLLVEDAWSHVFMDTLGPRGFVKVTSMRMQGLLLLFFAKQCHLPFIRDIQTTYTRTGFFGYWGNKGGVSVRFSFYGHMVCFLNCHLAAHVNYALQRVDEIEHILETQDFDIADTPHVRDHKVVFWFGDLNFRIADHGLHFLRSSINGGRLHLLWNKDQLTMMKKKEAFLQEFDEGDLNFKPTYKFDRNSDTYDTSSPKTWLGFTGKKRKPAWTDRILWRIKPKTPPSEDDDEKASASPDGGLDEYPLLVSQDKYTSDMSYGVSDHKPVIAAFSLEVRKCFDTPLVHVSPLGAWSADQDALLNYTVQEDFMSSTWDWIGLYKVGFKNAFDYETFVWVREEELPEINEVIQLPVDKDEIPLLGGLYVLIYYSTNMQSIIGLSENFQILESKRAVMEGLVPEKINGLNK
- the inpp5kb gene encoding inositol polyphosphate 5-phosphatase K isoform X3 — protein: MDPFTDSPRMRSDSMSSSLSQGSRSKVVLRQRLTRLLTCIEDMRSDDEASEEVSRTLDEALHLCGRFVPTDAFRLLIVTWNVATAEPPEDVTSLLQLDVQPPTDLYVIGLQDVNASPVRFISDLLVEDAWSHVFMDTLGPRGFVKVTSMRMQGLLLLFFAKQCHLPFIRDIQTTYTRTGFFGYWGNKGGVSVRFSFYGHMVCFLNCHLAAHVNYALQRVDEIEHILETQDFDIADTPHVRDHKVVFWFGDLNFRIADHGLHFLRSSINGGRLHLLWNKDQLTMMKKKEAFLQEFDEGDLNFKPTYKFDRNSDTYDTSGKKRKPAWTDRILWRIKPKTPPSEDDDEKASASPDGGLDEYPLLVSQDKYTSDMSYGVSDHKPVIAAFSLEVRKCFDTPLVHVSPLGAWSADQDALLNYTVQEDFMSSTWDWIGLYKVGFKNAFDYETFVWVREEELPEINEVIQLPVDKDEIPLLGGLYVLIYYSTNMQSIIGLSENFQILESKRAVMEGLVPEKINGLNK
- the inpp5kb gene encoding inositol polyphosphate 5-phosphatase K isoform X1 — encoded protein: MDPFTDSPRMRSDSMSSSLSQGSRSKVVLRQRLTRLLTCIEDMRSDDEASEEVSRTLDEALHLCGRFVPTDAFRLLIVTWNVATAEPPEDVTSLLQLDVQPPTDLYVIGLQDVNASPVRFISDLLVEDAWSHVFMDTLGPRGFVKVTSMRMQGLLLLFFAKQCHLPFIRDIQTTYTRTGFFGYWGNKGGVSVRFSFYGHMVCFLNCHLAAHVNYALQRVDEIEHILETQDFDIADTPHVRDHKVVFWFGDLNFRIADHGLHFLRSSINGGRLHLLWNKDQLTMMKKKEAFLQEFDEGDLNFKPTYKFDRNSDTYDTSSPKTWLGFTGKKRKPAWTDRILWRIKPKTPPSEDDDEKASASPDGGLDEYPLLVSQDKYTSDMSYGVSDHKPVIAAFSLEVRKCFDTPLVHVSPLGAWSADQDALLNYTVQEDFMSSTWDWIGLYKVGFKNAFDYETFVWVREEELPEINEVIQLPVDKDEIPLLGGLYVLIYYSTNMQSIIGLSENFQILESKRAVMEGLVPEKINGLNK